Proteins from a genomic interval of Medicago truncatula cultivar Jemalong A17 chromosome 3, MtrunA17r5.0-ANR, whole genome shotgun sequence:
- the LOC112419879 gene encoding DNA-binding protein HEXBP-like, whose amino-acid sequence MVTTDNQKVRLATHMLEEEAKFWWMNSKGRMEAGVVVVSWEKFKEEFLKKYFPADIKSKKEVEFLHLKHGSMSVAKYAAKFEELSRFCPYINAKDAEESKCIKCERGLCLKIYQYVGFHEIRDFDTLVNNCRIFDEAGKTKASFYKMVNDRKGKGHDCGKPYCKDNGTKKDFSGGSKPSGGDLKYFRCGGSGHYANDCKNPTVNCYKCGKTGHHAYECKSKEIVCYKC is encoded by the coding sequence ATGGTGACTACTGACAACCAGAAGGTGAGGTTAGCCACGCACATGCTGGAAGAGGAAGCTAAGTTTTGGTGGATGAATTCTAAGGGGAGAATGGAAGctggtgttgttgttgtgtcTTGGGAAAAGTTTAAGGAGGAGTTCTTGAAGAAGTATTTTCCAGCTGACATAAAGAGCAAGAAGGAAGTAGAGTTCTTACATCTTAAGCATGGGAGTATGTCTGTTGCGAAGTATGCGGCGAAATTTGAGGAGTTGTCTCGATTTTGTCCATACATCAATGCGAAAGATGCAGAGGAATCAAAGTGCATTAAGTGTGAGAGAGGTCTATGCCTGAAGATTTATCAATATGTTGGCTTTCACGAGATTCGAGACTTTGATACCTTGGTGAACAACTGTCGGATCTTTGATGAGGCGGGTAAGACAAAGGCAAGTTTCTACAAGATGGTGAATGATCGGAAAGGAAAAGGGCATGATTGTGGCAAACCATATTGTAAGGACAATGGAACGAAGAAGGATTTTTCTGGTGGTTCTAAGCCAAGTGGGGGAGACTTGAAGTACTTCAGATGTGGAGGATCAGGACATTATGCTAATGATTGCAAGAATCCTACAGTAAACTGTTATAAGTGTGGAAAGACCGGACATCATGCTTATGAATGCAAAAGCAAGGAGATTGTGTGCTACAAATGTTAA
- the LOC120579601 gene encoding putative F-box/LRR-repeat protein 23, whose amino-acid sequence MRVVNCWEIKDAGFRKCVTKLPHLEELDISLMELTHDSLEVLARSCPLLKSLKLHIAEPVYRLSHFYMKDYDRSEVGWLAILDRCLLLESLDIRGGNVYFNENLKERCHEKIKNLRLSVYGMMKNEVINWRDFEANDNFPDVVKA is encoded by the exons ATGAGGGTTGTAAATTGCTGGGAAATTAAAGATGCAGGATTCAGAAAATGTGTGACAAAGCTTCCGCATTTAGAAGAGTTGGACATTTCACTTATGGAACTAACACATGATTCTCTAGAAGTCCTGGCACGATCTTGCCCACTTTTAAAATCTCTCAAACTTCATATTGCTGAACCAGTGTATCGACTAAGCCACTTTTATATGAAAGACTATGACCGCAGCGAAGTTGGATGGCTTGCGATTCTTGATCGATGTCTGCTTCTTGAATCTCTTGACATTCGGGGAGgcaatgtttattttaatgaaaatttgaaggAAAGGTGTCATGAGAAGATCAAAAATTTGCGGCTGTCA GTGTATGGGATGATGAAAAATGAGGTTATTAACTGGAGAGACTTTGAAGCTAATGATAATTTTCCTGATGTTGTGAAAGCATGA